From a region of the Streptomyces sp. NBC_01454 genome:
- a CDS encoding IclR family transcriptional regulator has protein sequence MALKPEPTAPFHSVQYALRVLETISRHAGGVTDAQIARETGLSPGQLAHMLSMLRREGYVEQIADGAYVVGESLLLLGSGNERTQALRDKLQLTLDQLRDSVGAAVYISRYIDGEVKILHYADGPLAPKVNEWAEFHRTAHASAVGKCLLAQLDHDGRKDHLSRHKTARLTSRTITNEKVLFHKLDSQPPTVPVLDLQEYAVGTVCAAVPITAGSTVGCLALSMPLEHAHRLRQAADALNRKAAPVLLSLAI, from the coding sequence GTGGCGCTGAAGCCCGAGCCGACCGCGCCGTTCCACTCGGTGCAGTACGCCCTGCGCGTACTCGAAACGATCTCCCGGCACGCCGGCGGCGTGACCGATGCGCAGATCGCCCGCGAGACCGGTCTGTCCCCCGGCCAGCTCGCCCACATGCTGTCGATGCTGCGGCGCGAGGGCTATGTCGAGCAGATCGCCGACGGCGCGTATGTCGTCGGCGAGTCGCTGCTGCTCCTGGGCTCGGGCAACGAACGCACCCAGGCGCTGCGCGACAAGCTGCAGCTCACCCTCGACCAGCTGCGCGACTCGGTCGGCGCGGCGGTCTACATCAGCCGGTACATCGACGGCGAGGTGAAGATCCTCCACTACGCCGACGGACCGCTGGCGCCCAAGGTCAACGAGTGGGCCGAATTCCATCGCACGGCGCACGCCAGCGCCGTCGGCAAATGCCTGCTCGCCCAGCTCGACCACGACGGCCGCAAGGACCACCTCTCCCGCCACAAGACCGCCCGGCTCACCTCCCGGACGATCACCAACGAGAAGGTGCTGTTCCACAAGCTCGACAGCCAGCCGCCCACGGTCCCCGTGCTCGACCTCCAGGAGTACGCCGTCGGCACGGTCTGTGCCGCCGTGCCGATCACCGCCGGTTCGACGGTCGGCTGTCTGGCGCTGTCCATGCCGCTGGAGCACGCCCACCGGCTGCGCCAGGCCGCCGACGCGCTCAACCGCAAGGCCGCTCCGGTGCTGCTGTCGCTGGCGATCTAG
- the ehuA gene encoding ectoine/hydroxyectoine ABC transporter ATP-binding protein EhuA yields MSADSNPPEDHTPEPAHPADAAGGTELIRFDKVTKRFGTHTVLDSLDFTVSSGKHVTLIGPSGSGKTTILRLLMTLLTPDEGTITVGGEYLTQEEKGGKLVPAGEKHIREVRKKIGMVFQQFNLFPNMKVLRNITEAPVHVLGMSKDAAEERARDLLELVGLTEHLDKYPTQLSGGQQQRVAIARALAMRPQVLLLDEVTSALDPELVAGVLDVLRDIAHTTDITMLCVTHEMNFARDISDDVLMFDAGRVIESGSPEKIFTEPTHERTREFLSAVL; encoded by the coding sequence TTGTCCGCTGACAGCAATCCCCCCGAGGACCACACACCGGAGCCGGCCCACCCCGCGGATGCCGCGGGAGGCACCGAGCTGATCCGCTTCGACAAGGTCACCAAGCGGTTCGGGACCCACACCGTCCTGGACTCCCTGGACTTCACCGTCTCGTCGGGCAAACACGTCACCCTCATCGGCCCCTCCGGCTCCGGCAAGACCACGATCCTGCGGCTGCTGATGACGCTGCTGACGCCGGACGAGGGCACGATCACGGTCGGCGGCGAGTATCTGACGCAGGAGGAGAAGGGCGGCAAGCTCGTACCGGCCGGGGAGAAGCACATCCGCGAGGTCCGCAAGAAGATCGGCATGGTCTTCCAGCAGTTCAACCTCTTCCCCAACATGAAGGTGCTGCGGAACATCACCGAGGCGCCGGTGCACGTCCTGGGCATGAGCAAGGACGCCGCCGAGGAACGGGCCCGCGACCTCCTCGAGCTGGTGGGCCTGACCGAGCACCTCGACAAGTACCCCACCCAGCTCTCCGGCGGCCAGCAGCAGCGGGTCGCCATCGCCCGGGCACTGGCGATGCGCCCGCAGGTGCTGCTGCTGGACGAGGTGACCTCGGCGCTCGACCCGGAGCTGGTGGCCGGGGTACTGGACGTGCTGCGGGACATCGCCCACACCACGGACATCACGATGCTGTGCGTCACCCACGAGATGAACTTCGCCCGGGACATCTCCGACGACGTCCTGATGTTCGACGCCGGACGGGTCATCGAATCCGGCTCCCCGGAGAAGATCTTCACCGAGCCGACCCACGAGCGCACCAGGGAGTTCCTGAGCGCCGTGCTGTGA
- the ehuD gene encoding ectoine/hydroxyectoine ABC transporter permease subunit EhuD, with the protein MPDILRGLWITVQATIYGSLVSFALGLVWALALRAPSRWVTWPVSIFVEFVRNTPLLVQLFFLFFVLPGWGLTFAPLTTGVIGLGLHYSTYTSEVYRAGIDGVPPGQWEAATALSLPRRRTWIAVILPQAFRRVVPALGNYVIAMFKDTPLLAGITVADMLFQANSISATTFDYLEPITVVGVLFVVISYPTSLLLRALERRLVR; encoded by the coding sequence ATGCCCGACATCCTCAGGGGGCTGTGGATCACCGTCCAGGCGACGATCTACGGCTCGCTGGTCTCGTTCGCGCTGGGCCTGGTCTGGGCGCTGGCGCTGCGCGCGCCGAGCCGCTGGGTGACCTGGCCGGTGAGCATCTTCGTCGAGTTCGTCCGCAACACCCCGCTGCTGGTGCAGCTGTTCTTCCTGTTCTTCGTCCTGCCGGGCTGGGGACTGACCTTCGCGCCGCTGACCACCGGTGTCATCGGCCTGGGCCTGCACTACTCGACGTACACCTCCGAGGTCTACCGCGCCGGTATCGACGGTGTCCCGCCCGGCCAGTGGGAGGCCGCGACGGCGCTGAGCCTGCCCCGCCGGCGCACCTGGATCGCGGTGATCCTGCCGCAGGCGTTCCGCCGGGTGGTGCCCGCGCTGGGCAACTACGTCATCGCGATGTTCAAGGACACGCCGCTGCTGGCCGGCATCACCGTCGCCGACATGCTCTTCCAGGCGAACAGCATCAGCGCGACCACCTTCGACTACCTGGAGCCGATCACCGTCGTCGGCGTCCTCTTCGTGGTCATCTCCTACCCCACCTCCCTCCTCCTGCGAGCCCTGGAGCGTCGCCTTGTCCGCTGA
- the ehuC gene encoding ectoine/hydroxyectoine ABC transporter permease subunit EhuC, which produces MTGALWQLFFEGLWITIQLMVYSAALAAAVAFGIGLARTSRFWIIRFLSGVYVEFFRGTSALVLMFWLFFALPLLGWQLVGIWAGTLALGLSYGAYGSEIVRGAVQAVAPAQREAAIALSFTPWQRLRKVILPQAVPEMMPPFNNLLIELLKGTALASLLSIGELTFQAKLARLSTGQSAQIYGIILVLYFLVAFVLTRIMRVLERRAKASIGRAVPKGEGWFSRKLPVEQQGPEALATGGKP; this is translated from the coding sequence GTGACCGGCGCCCTGTGGCAACTCTTCTTCGAGGGGCTGTGGATCACCATCCAGCTGATGGTCTACAGCGCCGCCCTGGCTGCGGCCGTGGCCTTCGGCATCGGCCTGGCCCGCACCTCACGGTTCTGGATCATCCGCTTCCTGTCCGGTGTCTATGTGGAGTTCTTCCGCGGCACCTCGGCACTGGTGCTGATGTTCTGGCTGTTCTTCGCGCTGCCGCTGCTGGGCTGGCAGCTGGTCGGCATCTGGGCGGGCACCCTGGCCCTGGGCCTGTCGTACGGCGCCTACGGCTCCGAGATCGTCCGCGGCGCCGTCCAGGCGGTGGCCCCCGCCCAGCGTGAGGCGGCCATCGCGCTGAGCTTCACGCCCTGGCAGCGGCTGCGGAAGGTGATCCTGCCGCAGGCCGTCCCCGAGATGATGCCGCCGTTCAACAACCTGCTGATCGAGCTGCTCAAGGGCACCGCGCTGGCCTCGCTGCTGTCCATCGGCGAACTCACCTTCCAGGCCAAGCTGGCCCGGCTGTCGACCGGCCAGAGCGCCCAGATCTACGGCATCATCCTCGTCCTCTACTTCCTGGTCGCGTTCGTCCTGACCCGGATCATGCGGGTCCTGGAGCGCCGCGCCAAGGCCTCGATCGGCCGGGCGGTGCCCAAGGGCGAGGGCTGGTTCTCCCGCAAGCTCCCCGTCGAACAGCAGGGCCCCGAGGCGCTGGCCACCGGAGGAAAGCCGTGA
- the ehuB gene encoding ectoine/hydroxyectoine ABC transporter substrate-binding protein EhuB — protein MINRKLAGGIRRRTLLAGVAALGAAGATAAGTGCSRVDVSGATGGGHQLEDLRKKGTVRMGIASEPPYASINNKGELTGEAPAVAKTIFRRLGIKNFEPVPVEFGALVPGLHSFQYDVIVAGMFINKARCAAVLFSDPDYESKDAFLVLKGNPKNIHSYADIAKGNYRMGSGIGYAEIDYAVGNGVKKSSIQTYGDQIAGMEALEAGRIDVFAGTALTMIEALKTGAHPKVSMTAPFTPEVDGKPQRDGGGYGFRIGETKLRDAFNHELHKMKKSGELLRIARPYGFTKEFQTDLTAKELCKK, from the coding sequence ATGATCAATAGAAAATTGGCCGGTGGCATCCGGCGACGGACGCTGCTCGCGGGGGTGGCGGCGCTCGGCGCGGCGGGTGCGACGGCAGCGGGCACGGGCTGCTCGCGGGTCGACGTCTCCGGAGCGACCGGCGGCGGACACCAGCTTGAGGATCTGCGGAAAAAGGGCACCGTCCGCATGGGAATCGCCAGCGAACCGCCCTATGCGTCCATCAACAACAAGGGCGAATTGACCGGCGAGGCCCCCGCGGTAGCCAAGACGATCTTCCGGCGGCTGGGCATCAAGAACTTCGAGCCGGTACCGGTCGAATTCGGCGCATTGGTGCCCGGTCTGCATTCCTTCCAGTACGACGTCATCGTCGCGGGCATGTTCATCAACAAGGCCCGCTGTGCGGCCGTCCTCTTCTCCGACCCGGATTACGAGAGCAAGGACGCCTTCCTCGTACTCAAGGGCAACCCGAAAAATATCCACTCCTATGCGGACATCGCCAAGGGGAATTACCGGATGGGTTCCGGTATCGGCTACGCCGAGATCGACTATGCGGTCGGCAACGGCGTCAAGAAGAGCTCCATCCAGACCTACGGCGACCAGATCGCCGGCATGGAGGCCCTGGAGGCCGGCCGTATCGATGTCTTCGCCGGCACCGCGCTGACCATGATCGAGGCGCTGAAGACCGGCGCCCACCCCAAGGTGTCGATGACCGCGCCGTTCACGCCGGAGGTCGACGGCAAGCCCCAGCGCGACGGCGGCGGCTACGGCTTCCGCATCGGCGAGACCAAGCTGCGCGACGCCTTCAACCACGAACTGCACAAGATGAAGAAGAGCGGCGAACTCCTGCGCATCGCCCGGCCGTACGGCTTCACCAAGGAGTTCCAGACCGACCTCACGGCGAAGGAGCTCTGTAAGAAGTGA
- a CDS encoding DUF3830 family protein codes for MTDRFIEVSLDKRGVSCTAKLLDDRAPITCNAVWDALPLGGDVYHAKYARNEIYTLLAPFAPEEPPLENPTITPIPGDLCYFTFSDTQLGTKSYGYESRAAHQGRATVVDLALFYERNNLLINGDAGWVPGIVWGGIVDGLDRMADACQDLWRAGALGESLSFRRA; via the coding sequence ATGACCGATCGCTTCATCGAAGTCTCCCTGGACAAGCGCGGCGTGAGCTGCACGGCCAAGTTGCTCGACGACCGCGCGCCGATCACCTGCAATGCCGTGTGGGATGCACTCCCGCTCGGCGGCGACGTCTATCACGCCAAATACGCCCGCAACGAGATCTACACCCTGCTCGCGCCGTTCGCTCCCGAGGAGCCGCCGCTGGAGAATCCGACGATCACCCCGATCCCCGGCGATCTGTGCTACTTCACCTTCTCCGACACACAACTGGGGACGAAGTCCTACGGTTACGAGAGCCGGGCCGCACACCAGGGCCGCGCCACCGTCGTCGACCTCGCGCTGTTCTACGAGCGCAACAATCTGCTGATCAACGGTGACGCGGGCTGGGTGCCGGGCATCGTGTGGGGCGGCATCGTCGACGGCCTGGACCGGATGGCCGACGCCTGTCAGGACCTGTGGCGGGCCGGGGCGCTGGGGGAGTCCCTCAGCTTCCGGCGGGCGTAG
- a CDS encoding amidase, whose amino-acid sequence MTTEPTHLADLTAARLTAGYATGEFSPVEAARAVLERAEAAGAATNCFTRIDADEALSGAKESEERWRAGTPAGPVDGVPVTVKDLLLTRGTPTLRGSRTVRAEGPWDEDAPSVARLRESGAVFVGKTTTPEFGWKGVTDSPRHGVTGNPYDPGRTAGGSSGGSAAAVALGAGPLSLGTDGGGSVRIPASFCGIFALKATYGRVPLYPASPFGTLAHVGPMTRDAADAALMMDVICGPDWRDWSQLGPAAGDFRTELAGPVSGLRVAYSPSLGWDVPVAPEVAAAVRGAVDTLAGLGASVEEIDPGIADPVEAFHTLWFSGAARVVQHLGDADRALLDPGLQEICAQGARYSALDYLAAVDTRMALGQAMGRFHSAYDLLVTPTEPITAFEAGAEVPSGSGHTRWTGWTPFTYPFNLTQQPAATLPCGVDGDGMPIGVQLVGARHADALVLRAAHALYEAGTARIPAPPTPAGS is encoded by the coding sequence ATGACCACCGAACCGACCCACCTCGCCGACCTCACCGCCGCCCGGCTCACCGCCGGGTACGCGACCGGCGAGTTCTCCCCCGTCGAGGCGGCCCGGGCGGTGCTGGAGCGCGCCGAGGCCGCCGGGGCCGCGACGAACTGCTTCACCCGGATCGACGCGGACGAGGCGCTGTCCGGCGCCAAGGAATCGGAGGAGCGCTGGCGGGCCGGCACCCCCGCCGGTCCGGTGGACGGGGTCCCGGTCACCGTCAAGGATCTGCTCCTCACCCGGGGCACCCCGACGCTGCGCGGCTCGCGCACGGTGCGGGCCGAGGGCCCCTGGGACGAGGACGCCCCATCGGTCGCCCGGCTGCGGGAGTCCGGTGCGGTGTTCGTCGGCAAGACCACCACCCCCGAGTTCGGCTGGAAGGGCGTCACCGACAGCCCACGGCACGGGGTGACGGGCAACCCCTACGATCCGGGGCGCACCGCGGGCGGCTCCAGCGGCGGCAGCGCGGCGGCGGTGGCGCTGGGCGCGGGCCCGCTGAGCCTGGGCACGGACGGCGGCGGCTCGGTGCGCATCCCGGCGTCGTTCTGCGGGATCTTCGCGCTCAAGGCGACCTACGGGCGGGTGCCGCTGTATCCGGCGAGCCCGTTCGGGACGCTGGCGCACGTCGGGCCGATGACCCGGGACGCGGCGGACGCGGCGCTGATGATGGACGTGATCTGCGGGCCGGACTGGCGCGACTGGTCCCAGCTCGGTCCGGCGGCCGGCGATTTCCGCACGGAGCTGGCCGGTCCGGTCTCCGGGCTGCGGGTGGCCTACAGCCCGTCGCTCGGCTGGGACGTCCCGGTCGCTCCCGAGGTCGCCGCGGCGGTCCGCGGCGCGGTCGACACCCTCGCCGGGCTCGGCGCGTCCGTCGAGGAGATCGACCCGGGCATCGCGGACCCCGTGGAGGCCTTTCACACGCTGTGGTTCAGCGGCGCGGCCCGGGTGGTGCAGCATCTCGGCGACGCGGACCGGGCGCTGCTCGATCCGGGGCTGCAGGAGATCTGCGCGCAGGGTGCCCGCTACAGCGCGCTGGACTATCTGGCGGCGGTCGACACGCGGATGGCGCTCGGTCAGGCGATGGGCCGCTTCCACAGCGCCTACGACCTGCTGGTGACCCCGACGGAACCGATCACCGCCTTCGAGGCGGGCGCCGAGGTGCCGTCCGGGTCGGGCCACACCCGCTGGACCGGCTGGACGCCGTTCACCTATCCCTTCAACCTCACCCAGCAGCCGGCCGCGACGCTGCCGTGCGGGGTGGACGGCGACGGGATGCCGATCGGCGTCCAGCTGGTCGGCGCGCGGCATGCGGACGCGCTGGTGCTGCGCGCCGCGCATGCCCTCTACGAGGCGGGGACCGCGCGGATCCCCGCGCCTCCTACGCCCGCCGGAAGCTGA
- a CDS encoding D-2-hydroxyacid dehydrogenase, protein MSESTVLVLGSDPPPKLDRLTGRARVIFTDEESLADRLPSADVLLAWDFTSDAIRRAWPEQGPKPGWVHTASAGVDQLLCPALVADDTLVTNARGVFEQPIAEYVAGLVIAMAKDFYGSWELQRQRRWRHRETLRLAGSRAVVVGSGPIGRAIGSTLLALGVKVDLVGRRERRDDPRFGLVHPSEALNGLLAHADWVICAAPLTDATRGLFDRAAFDRMPERARFINVGRGPMVVEPDLVAALREWRIAAAALDVFEQEPLTPDSPLWDVPHLIVSPHMSGDTLGWRDALAEQFQDNFDRWSAGEPLDNLVDKRLGYVPVQ, encoded by the coding sequence ATGTCCGAAAGCACCGTCCTCGTCCTCGGATCCGACCCGCCGCCGAAGCTCGACCGGCTCACCGGCCGGGCGCGGGTGATCTTCACCGACGAGGAGTCGCTCGCCGACCGACTCCCCTCCGCCGACGTGTTGTTGGCCTGGGATTTCACCTCCGACGCGATCCGCAGAGCCTGGCCGGAGCAGGGCCCCAAACCGGGGTGGGTGCACACCGCCAGCGCGGGAGTGGATCAGCTGCTGTGCCCGGCGCTGGTCGCGGACGACACCCTGGTGACCAACGCCCGCGGCGTCTTCGAGCAGCCGATCGCCGAATATGTCGCCGGGCTGGTGATCGCCATGGCGAAAGACTTCTACGGAAGCTGGGAGCTGCAGCGACAGCGGCGCTGGCGGCACCGCGAGACGCTGCGGCTGGCCGGGAGCCGGGCCGTCGTCGTGGGCTCCGGGCCGATCGGCCGGGCCATCGGCAGCACCCTGCTGGCACTGGGTGTCAAGGTCGATCTGGTCGGCCGCCGGGAGCGCCGGGACGATCCGCGCTTCGGCCTGGTGCACCCGAGTGAGGCGCTGAACGGGCTGCTCGCCCACGCGGACTGGGTGATCTGCGCGGCGCCGCTGACCGACGCCACCCGCGGGCTGTTCGACAGGGCGGCCTTCGACCGGATGCCCGAGCGGGCCCGCTTCATCAACGTCGGGCGCGGGCCGATGGTCGTCGAGCCGGACCTCGTCGCGGCGCTGCGCGAGTGGCGGATCGCGGCGGCCGCGCTGGACGTCTTCGAGCAGGAGCCGCTCACCCCGGACAGCCCGCTGTGGGACGTGCCGCACCTGATCGTCTCGCCCCACATGAGCGGCGACACCCTGGGCTGGCGGGACGCCCTCGCCGAGCAGTTCCAGGACAACTTCGACCGGTGGTCGGCGGGCGAGCCGCTGGACAACCTCGTCGACAAACGGCTCGGGTACGTACCGGTGCAGTGA
- a CDS encoding maleate cis-trans isomerase family protein, producing the protein MDVSFLGGPQPQLGVGVVAPFDFALDRELWRWVPDDVSLHLTRTPFVPVEVSLDLARLVSEHETLDAAVQALCAVSPQVISYACTSGSFVGGVAGERAMCAAMVQAGEVPSLTTSGALIEAVREIGARRIAVVTPYTKSVTDSLEDYLGEAGITVTGRAYLGLTRHIWKVPYRDVVDMARAAVVGATDALFISCTNLPTYDVIPQLEAELRMPVLSANQVTMWAALRAIGVEAVGPYQALLDPVARRGPAAMTGSEPVEGGPRVTPEAAFAGSPVPPEGEVADGLDPPPYPPEDTGGLPPV; encoded by the coding sequence ATGGACGTCTCTTTTCTGGGTGGCCCACAGCCGCAGCTCGGCGTGGGTGTTGTCGCTCCCTTCGACTTCGCTCTCGACCGGGAGCTGTGGCGATGGGTGCCCGACGACGTGTCCCTCCACCTCACCCGAACACCTTTCGTGCCGGTCGAGGTCAGCCTCGACCTGGCCAGGCTGGTCAGCGAGCACGAAACCCTGGACGCCGCGGTCCAGGCGCTGTGCGCGGTGTCACCGCAGGTCATCTCCTATGCCTGCACCTCCGGCAGCTTCGTCGGCGGTGTGGCGGGCGAGCGGGCCATGTGCGCCGCCATGGTCCAGGCGGGGGAGGTTCCCTCCCTCACGACCTCGGGCGCGCTGATCGAAGCGGTGCGCGAGATCGGCGCCCGGCGCATCGCCGTCGTCACGCCGTACACGAAATCGGTCACCGACTCACTGGAGGACTATCTCGGCGAGGCCGGCATCACGGTCACCGGCCGCGCCTATCTCGGGCTGACCCGGCACATCTGGAAGGTGCCCTACCGGGACGTCGTCGACATGGCCCGCGCGGCCGTGGTCGGTGCCACCGACGCCCTCTTCATCAGCTGCACGAACCTGCCGACCTACGACGTCATCCCGCAGCTGGAGGCCGAGCTGCGGATGCCCGTGCTGTCGGCCAACCAGGTCACGATGTGGGCCGCGCTGCGCGCCATCGGCGTCGAGGCGGTGGGCCCCTACCAGGCGCTGCTCGATCCGGTGGCACGGCGCGGTCCGGCCGCGATGACCGGATCGGAACCGGTGGAAGGAGGACCGCGGGTGACCCCCGAGGCCGCCTTCGCCGGTTCTCCGGTGCCACCTGAGGGGGAGGTGGCCGACGGCCTCGATCCGCCGCCTTACCCGCCCGAGGACACCGGAGGCCTGCCCCCGGTCTGA
- a CDS encoding maleate cis-trans isomerase family protein translates to MASVGFLYPGHSAEDDFPRLESLLGGTVRLPLVHTDIGEDAHRVDALLEMGSAARLAAGVDELKERGAEAVVWACTSASFVFGWEGAHEQVRELSATAGLPASSTSFAFAHAVQALGARRVAIAATYPDDVAERFHAFLKSAGTEVVSTRASGIITAAEVGTWGREEVLALARAGDHPDAEVVLLPDTALHTAEHLPALEAELRKPVLTANQVTAWEGLRLLDRTLSCPVLGTLFSRTAHV, encoded by the coding sequence ATGGCATCGGTCGGCTTCCTCTACCCCGGACACTCCGCGGAGGACGACTTCCCCCGGCTCGAATCGCTCCTGGGCGGCACGGTCCGCCTGCCGCTGGTCCATACCGACATCGGCGAGGACGCCCACCGGGTCGACGCACTGCTGGAGATGGGCTCCGCCGCGCGGTTGGCCGCCGGCGTCGACGAGCTCAAGGAGCGCGGCGCCGAGGCCGTCGTCTGGGCCTGTACCAGCGCCAGCTTCGTCTTCGGCTGGGAAGGCGCCCATGAACAGGTCCGGGAGCTGTCCGCCACCGCCGGCCTGCCCGCCTCCAGTACCTCCTTCGCCTTCGCCCATGCCGTCCAGGCCCTCGGGGCCCGGCGGGTCGCGATCGCGGCCACCTACCCCGACGACGTCGCCGAGCGCTTCCACGCGTTCTTGAAGTCCGCCGGGACGGAGGTGGTCTCGACCCGCGCCAGCGGCATCATCACCGCCGCCGAGGTCGGCACCTGGGGCCGCGAGGAGGTGCTGGCGCTGGCCCGGGCCGGCGACCATCCCGATGCCGAGGTGGTGCTGCTCCCGGACACCGCGCTGCACACCGCCGAGCATCTGCCGGCCCTCGAGGCGGAGCTGCGCAAGCCGGTGCTCACCGCGAACCAGGTCACGGCCTGGGAGGGCCTGCGGCTGCTCGACCGCACGCTCTCCTGCCCGGTGCTCGGCACCCTCTTCTCGCGGACGGCGCACGTCTGA
- a CDS encoding LLM class flavin-dependent oxidoreductase, with protein sequence MSGEEDTTRDSGETLHDGGEGIRGTALGSAPVPLSVLDLVTVGAGHTASGAVRTAVELARTAERRGFHRYWVAEHHSMPGVASSSPAVLLAHLAAHTGRIRLGSGGVMLPNHAPLVIAEQFGTLEAMAPGRIDLGLGRAPGTDGATAAALRRTDRSRELGDEFPQQLAELTRFLDDSFPDGHPYATIHAVPGPVQATSPGGVQSAHRPPLWLLGSSGFSARLAGSLGLPFAFAHHFSAANTLPALDLYRASFRPSETLAEPYALIGVAALAAEEEQEARRQVRTGALSMLRLRTGRPGLVPTPEEAAAYPFDEAERRFVDSWLGNVVHGTPDAVRQGLDDLAKGTGADELMITANAHGGAARLRSYELIADAYGLPHED encoded by the coding sequence GTGAGCGGCGAAGAGGACACGACCCGGGACAGTGGCGAGACGCTCCACGACGGCGGCGAGGGGATACGGGGCACCGCCCTGGGCAGCGCCCCCGTACCGCTGTCGGTGCTCGACCTGGTGACGGTCGGCGCCGGCCACACCGCGTCCGGCGCGGTACGCACCGCCGTCGAGCTGGCCCGCACGGCCGAACGCCGCGGCTTCCACCGCTACTGGGTCGCCGAGCACCACTCCATGCCCGGCGTCGCGTCCTCCTCGCCCGCGGTGCTGCTCGCCCATCTCGCCGCCCACACCGGGCGCATCCGGCTCGGCTCGGGCGGCGTGATGCTGCCCAACCACGCCCCGCTGGTCATCGCCGAGCAGTTCGGCACCCTGGAGGCGATGGCCCCCGGCCGGATCGACCTGGGGCTGGGCCGCGCGCCGGGCACGGACGGCGCCACCGCCGCCGCGCTGCGCCGCACCGACCGGAGCCGAGAGCTCGGGGACGAATTCCCGCAGCAGCTGGCCGAGTTGACCCGCTTCCTCGACGACTCCTTCCCCGACGGGCATCCGTACGCCACGATCCACGCGGTCCCCGGCCCGGTCCAGGCCACCTCGCCCGGCGGGGTGCAGTCCGCCCATCGGCCGCCCCTGTGGCTGCTGGGCTCGTCGGGTTTCAGTGCCCGGCTGGCCGGCTCGCTCGGTCTGCCGTTCGCCTTCGCGCACCACTTCTCCGCCGCCAACACCCTCCCCGCGCTGGACCTCTACCGCGCCTCCTTCCGCCCCTCCGAGACGCTCGCGGAGCCGTACGCCCTGATCGGGGTCGCGGCGCTGGCCGCCGAGGAGGAGCAGGAGGCCCGCCGCCAGGTGAGGACCGGCGCGCTGTCCATGCTCCGGCTGCGCACCGGCCGCCCCGGCCTGGTTCCCACCCCGGAGGAGGCCGCGGCGTACCCCTTCGACGAGGCTGAGCGCCGCTTCGTCGACAGCTGGCTCGGCAACGTCGTCCACGGCACCCCGGACGCGGTCCGCCAGGGCCTGGACGACCTCGCCAAGGGCACCGGCGCCGACGAGCTGATGATCACGGCCAACGCCCACGGCGGCGCGGCCCGGCTGCGCTCGTACGAGCTGATCGCGGACGCCTACGGGCTGCCGCACGAGGACTGA